The Oscillospiraceae bacterium genome has a segment encoding these proteins:
- the secA gene encoding preprotein translocase subunit SecA codes for MGMLAKLFGTHSERELKRILPLVSRIEALEETYRALLEAELRGRTAQFKARLAEGEALDDLLPDAFAAVREAADRVLGLRPFRVQLIGGIVLHQGRIAEMKTGEGKTLVATLPAYLNALTGQGVHIVTVNDYLARYHSEWMGKVYRYLGLSVGLIVHDVEPAARRAAYAADITYGTNNEFGFDYLRDNMAIYKEQMVQRSHAFAIVDEVDSILIDEARTPLIISGQGEKSTELYEKADRLAARMRVVKVVELDSKAEHDDIDGDYVVDEKARSVTLTPAGISKAESYFGIENLSDPENVTLAHHVNQAIRARGLMQRDIDYVVRDGEVIIVDEFTGRLMFGRRYSEGLHQAIEAKEGVKVERESKTLATITFQNYFRMYRKLSGMTGTALTEQEEFSQIYKLDVIEIPTNKPMIREDYPDAVYKNEAGKYRAILRQIKECHERGQPVLVGTVSIEKNELLSAMLRREGIPHVVLNAKHHEKEAEIVAQAGHVGAVTVATNMAGRGTDIMLGGNAEFLAVADLRKAGVPEEIITEATGYAETENEEVLAARAQFAARMVHHREHVAVEAEKVRAAGGLFIIGTERHESRRIDNQLRGRAGRQGDPGSSRFLISMEDDLMRLFGVNRVSGMLESLGMDEDTPIDQKMLSNAIENAQKRVESRNFQTRKHVLEYDDVMNRQREIIYGQRKKVLDGEDLRGSILDMIDDAVGRAVDRAAGGHNFIDPPQIAAATQPFEGLFLAPGQFTFTQEELSQKTTDDIKALLQAQARRVYEEKERALGPIMREVERVVLLQVVDRHWMDHIDAMQELRNGIGLRAYAQTDPLVAYKQEGFEMFDQMVAEIRDDTVRYIYTAQVRGAEAPKREQVARPTRAGLLGGGDGSDKKRPVRKTAAQKVGRNDPCPCGSGKKYKKCCGFEPGTGGEA; via the coding sequence ATGGGCATGCTCGCAAAATTGTTCGGCACTCACTCCGAACGGGAACTCAAACGCATCCTGCCCCTCGTCTCGCGCATCGAGGCGCTGGAGGAGACATACCGCGCGCTCTTGGAAGCGGAGCTGCGTGGACGGACAGCCCAGTTTAAGGCTCGCCTCGCGGAGGGCGAGGCGCTGGACGACCTGCTCCCGGACGCGTTCGCCGCCGTGCGGGAGGCCGCGGATAGGGTGCTCGGCCTGCGGCCCTTCCGCGTGCAGCTCATCGGCGGCATCGTGCTCCATCAGGGGCGCATCGCCGAGATGAAGACCGGCGAGGGCAAGACGCTTGTCGCCACGCTGCCGGCCTATCTGAACGCGCTGACCGGGCAGGGTGTGCACATCGTCACGGTCAACGACTACCTGGCCCGTTACCACTCCGAGTGGATGGGCAAGGTATACCGTTACTTGGGGCTCTCCGTCGGGCTCATCGTCCACGACGTGGAGCCGGCCGCACGCCGCGCCGCCTACGCCGCCGATATCACGTACGGCACAAACAACGAGTTCGGCTTCGATTACCTGCGCGACAACATGGCCATTTATAAGGAACAGATGGTCCAGCGCTCTCACGCGTTCGCCATCGTGGACGAAGTGGACTCCATCCTTATCGACGAGGCGCGCACGCCGCTCATCATCTCCGGGCAGGGCGAAAAGTCCACCGAACTCTACGAGAAGGCCGATCGGCTGGCCGCGCGCATGCGCGTGGTCAAGGTGGTGGAACTCGACAGCAAGGCGGAACACGACGACATCGACGGGGACTATGTGGTCGACGAGAAGGCCCGCTCCGTCACGCTGACGCCCGCCGGCATCTCAAAGGCGGAGTCGTATTTTGGCATCGAAAACCTTTCCGACCCGGAGAACGTCACGCTCGCGCACCACGTGAACCAGGCCATCCGCGCCCGCGGCCTCATGCAGAGGGACATCGACTACGTCGTGCGCGACGGGGAGGTCATCATCGTCGACGAGTTCACCGGCCGCCTCATGTTCGGTCGCCGCTACTCCGAGGGGCTGCACCAGGCCATCGAGGCGAAGGAGGGCGTTAAAGTTGAGCGGGAGAGCAAGACGCTGGCCACGATCACGTTCCAAAACTACTTCCGCATGTATCGAAAGCTCTCCGGCATGACCGGCACGGCGCTCACCGAACAGGAGGAGTTCTCTCAGATCTACAAACTGGATGTCATCGAGATTCCCACCAACAAACCGATGATCCGTGAGGACTACCCGGATGCCGTCTACAAAAACGAGGCCGGAAAGTATCGGGCGATCCTCCGGCAGATCAAAGAATGCCACGAGCGGGGCCAACCGGTGCTGGTGGGTACCGTCTCGATTGAGAAAAACGAACTGCTTTCCGCCATGCTGCGGCGAGAGGGCATTCCCCACGTCGTGCTGAACGCGAAGCACCACGAAAAGGAAGCCGAGATCGTCGCGCAGGCCGGCCATGTGGGCGCCGTGACGGTGGCCACCAACATGGCAGGGCGCGGCACCGACATCATGCTGGGCGGCAACGCCGAATTTTTGGCGGTGGCCGATCTGCGCAAGGCCGGCGTGCCGGAGGAGATCATCACCGAGGCCACCGGGTATGCCGAGACGGAAAACGAGGAGGTCCTGGCGGCCCGCGCGCAGTTCGCCGCCCGCATGGTGCACCACAGGGAGCATGTTGCTGTCGAGGCCGAGAAAGTGCGTGCCGCCGGGGGCCTGTTCATCATCGGCACCGAGCGCCACGAGTCCCGGCGCATCGACAACCAGCTCCGCGGCCGCGCCGGCCGCCAGGGCGACCCGGGTTCCTCACGCTTCCTCATCTCGATGGAAGACGATCTCATGCGGCTCTTCGGCGTGAACCGCGTCAGCGGGATGCTGGAGTCGCTGGGGATGGACGAGGACACGCCCATCGACCAGAAGATGCTCTCAAACGCCATCGAAAACGCGCAAAAACGCGTGGAATCGCGCAATTTCCAAACACGTAAACACGTGTTGGAGTACGACGACGTGATGAACCGGCAGCGCGAGATCATCTACGGTCAGCGCAAAAAGGTGCTGGACGGAGAGGACCTGCGCGGCAGCATCCTCGACATGATTGACGACGCCGTCGGGCGGGCGGTGGACCGAGCGGCCGGCGGGCACAACTTCATCGACCCCCCGCAGATCGCCGCCGCCACGCAGCCCTTCGAGGGGCTGTTTCTCGCGCCGGGCCAGTTTACCTTTACCCAGGAGGAACTGAGCCAGAAGACGACGGACGACATCAAGGCGCTGCTGCAGGCGCAGGCGCGGCGCGTGTACGAGGAGAAGGAGCGCGCGCTCGGCCCCATCATGCGCGAGGTGGAGCGTGTCGTGCTGCTGCAGGTGGTCGACCGGCACTGGATGGATCACATCGACGCGATGCAGGAACTGCGCAACGGGATCGGCCTGCGCGCCTATGCCCAGACGGATCCGCTCGTCGCCTACAAGCAGGAGGGCTTCGAGATGTTTGACCAGATGGTCGCCGAGATCCGCGACGACACGGTGCGCTACATCTACACCGCTCAGGTGCGCGGCGCCGAGGCGCCGAAGCGCGAGCAGGTGGCCCGGCCGACGCGGGCGGGCCTCCTCGGCGGCGGCGACGGCAGCGACAAGAAACGCCCCGTGCGCAAGACCGCGGCCCAAAAGGTCGGCCGCAATGATCCCTGTCCCTGCGGCAGCGGGAAAAAGTACAAAAAATGCTGCGGCTTCGAACCCGGTACCGGCGGCGAAGCGTAA
- a CDS encoding FprA family A-type flavoprotein has protein sequence MAAVRVRGNVYWVGVKHPDVRNFHGYLVPYGTTYNAYLILDEKISLVDTVRAPFAEALLDNIREVVDPTRIDYLISNHVEPDHSGALPALIAACPNATVVTSPNGQKGLAAYYPEIAPAWQVVKTGDTLCTGRCRFSFVLMPMVHWPDSMSTYLAEEKILFSNDALGQHIASDERYDDELGEERLLERAGDYYANIVLPYGPQTQALLKSIAGLDIELAAPSHGVMLRSYLPKILEKYDMWSRGESDPSRGVVVYDTMWGATRTMAEALVRELAGRGVTAELISLKETHVSTAMARLLEAGFIAVGSPTLNRQVMPTVAAFLSYLRGLAPKRRTGLAFGAYGWGGESVGLIEETLTALQWTLEPSRKAQWRFSGN, from the coding sequence ATGGCGGCGGTTCGCGTCAGAGGCAATGTCTATTGGGTGGGCGTGAAACACCCGGACGTGCGCAATTTCCACGGGTATCTTGTCCCCTATGGCACCACATACAACGCCTATCTGATCCTCGATGAGAAGATCTCGCTGGTCGACACGGTGCGCGCGCCGTTTGCCGAGGCGCTGCTGGACAACATCCGGGAGGTAGTCGACCCGACCCGGATCGACTACCTGATCTCCAACCACGTGGAGCCGGACCATTCGGGCGCGCTACCGGCGCTGATCGCGGCCTGCCCGAACGCGACGGTCGTCACCTCCCCCAACGGGCAGAAAGGTTTGGCCGCCTATTACCCGGAGATCGCGCCCGCCTGGCAGGTGGTGAAGACCGGTGACACGCTGTGCACCGGGCGCTGCCGCTTCTCGTTCGTCCTCATGCCGATGGTCCATTGGCCGGACAGCATGTCGACATACCTCGCGGAGGAGAAGATCTTATTTTCGAACGACGCGTTGGGCCAGCACATCGCCTCGGATGAGCGTTACGACGACGAATTGGGCGAGGAACGTCTGCTTGAGCGGGCGGGCGATTATTACGCAAACATCGTGCTGCCGTACGGACCGCAGACCCAAGCCCTGCTGAAGTCGATCGCCGGGCTGGACATCGAGCTGGCGGCGCCGAGCCACGGCGTCATGCTCCGCTCGTACTTGCCGAAAATTTTGGAAAAATATGACATGTGGTCGCGCGGCGAGAGCGATCCGTCGCGTGGCGTCGTCGTCTACGACACGATGTGGGGCGCGACGCGGACAATGGCGGAGGCGCTCGTGCGGGAACTGGCCGGGCGCGGCGTTACCGCGGAGCTCATTTCGCTGAAGGAGACGCACGTGTCCACGGCCATGGCCCGGCTGCTGGAGGCCGGCTTCATCGCGGTGGGGAGCCCCACGCTGAACCGGCAGGTCATGCCCACGGTGGCGGCGTTCCTCTCGTATCTCCGGGGACTCGCGCCGAAACGGCGCACGGGACTGGCCTTCGGCGCGTATGGGTGGGGCGGCGAGAGCGTCGGGCTCATCGAGGAAACGCTCACCGCGCTCCAGTGGACGCTGGAGCCGTCCCGCAAGGCCCAATGGAGATTTTCCGGAAATTAG